From Phalacrocorax carbo chromosome 25, bPhaCar2.1, whole genome shotgun sequence:
GCTGTTGCCAGCATCTTTAGCAGGGAGGGCATCTGCTGCCACAGTAGCGGCTGGTAATGCAGGAGAGGTCAAAGCCcccggaggagatgggcactccatcacagctgaggatgctgccaacaGCAGCGGAGGTGGACGAGCCCACCACggtgctctgtgggaaggagctgaggatggggccgggcagggtcaccaccacaGCCGGGGGCTCGATGACGACAGTGGAgttctggcactgcctgacacagggctcattgcagctgttggccagcggggtcgggccgcagggctggcagggctggcactggTCATAGCAGGACATGTCTTGGTGATGCAGGTACACCTGGGAAAGAGGTCAGGGAGGAAGCAAAACTTGGGGATGCATGAGGAGCAGCCTCTCACAACACCATGAGCGATGCAAAGAgagtgcagggctgggaggtgcAGGCTGTGCAGAGATGTATGAGGACTTCTTGGCCTCATCCTGCCTGGGGCCAAAAAGACCCACCAGCTCCTGTGTGGCTACTGCCTAGCCCCGAATTCCAGAAGCCACCTCAGTACAGTCCCAGCTTCCCTCCATGTCTAACCTTGTACCCACTTCCCTCTCCTGTGACAAGGAGACCCACAACCTGGCATAGGACAAAGCTGGTATCAGCTGACAGGTCTGCTGAGGTGAGACCTTCTTTCACAGGAAGCAGAGAAGGAGAAGGGGCTTCAGACTCACCTGACTCCCAAGGAGAAGGAGGCAAGAGAACTGAATGAGagagacaggagctgggctAGCTTTTATCATGGGCCTTTACTGCCCCAGGCTGCCTGAAGCATCCCTTCCAGCGGTCATTATTTTCTGACAAGTTCACCTTGAATGCAAAACATCCCAGCTAACGCTgtgggctgtgttttggtttcttgAATGGCTGTCTTTCCATTTCCTGATTTATGCCAGGCACATTCCCCAGGGAAGGTGTCTTTTGCGTGACAGGATCAGAGGACCAAGCATTTCCAGAGCAAAATACGTCAGTTTTTGCGCACATGAGCTTACGCTCACCCAAAGATCAACCCATACGTGTGCACTTATAGAGGTGTGCGCACACATGTTTCCAAAGGAGCCCATCTCCATACCAACatgtaataaatataaaaaagagagaacatccCCTTTGCTGCAGCCCCAGAAAGAATTCCCATcttacaaggaaaagaaaaagcatcctGCAGCGTTAGAAGCTCCCGCCTGACTTTCGCCATCTCCAAGGAAGAACCCCAGCCCTTGCAAAGAGAGCAGTGCCACAGTGCCACACGCATGTGGCAGCGGAAGGGTGTATGTCTGGGGCAAGACAGACTCCCCTCAGGCTACAGACACTGAGACATCAGAAGTGATGTAGTAGTGAACCTGTCTCTAGGCTCCCTTTGAGCCAAATACCCTCTCTTCAAAAGGCAGACAAATGCAGAAGCAACATTAACTTacagagcagctgaagaaatggTTTGGCTGCCCTGTGAATGTTCATGCAcccttcctattttttttttttccctcagtttgAAATGATGCGCtggccttttttcttcttgcgtTTTGCATGCAGGTGCAGGTGGTGTAATTGCCTGTACCAagagggagctgcctgcagcctcctctgTCACCACGAGCTGGCCGAGTTTAGCTTGCAGCCAAGGTTCCTACATGCAAAACACTTTCTGCTCATAATAACACAAGAGTAACAAGAGTGTATTTGGTTTAcctggcaaggttttggtagtgaaggggctgcagggatggcttctgtgagaagatgccagaagctgcaCCTATGTCGGACGGAGCAAGGTCCAGTTCCTGGTGGCTGCAAGAtggacctgcca
This genomic window contains:
- the LOC135317403 gene encoding feather keratin Cos1-1/Cos1-3/Cos2-1-like; the encoded protein is MGCTFLQGTSTCRDVRSSMAWKVYLHHQDMSCYDQCQPCQPCGPTPLANSCNEPCVRQCQNSTVVIEPPAVVVTLPGPILSSFPQSTVVGSSTSAAVGSILSCDGVPISSGGFDLSCITSRYCGSRCPPC